The Lujinxingia vulgaris genome includes a region encoding these proteins:
- the scpB gene encoding SMC-Scp complex subunit ScpB → MTEILDEQTTRARVEALLLAAEEPLSLDRFRDALPTASAEALHKVLRALELEYAGPHRGIHLVRMSGGYQLRTNPDPEIGQAIRKLFETRPVRISRAAMEALAIIAYRQPLTRAEIDEIRGVNSSGVLQTLQEVQLIEVVGRLDDIGKPNLYGTTPRFLDFFGLESIGELPTLEASELQALIEMHNQLEHPEADVDIDHAPDELASPSDDQE, encoded by the coding sequence ATGACCGAGATCCTCGACGAACAAACCACCCGCGCCCGGGTCGAAGCCCTGCTCCTCGCCGCCGAGGAGCCCCTCTCACTCGACCGCTTCCGCGACGCGCTGCCCACAGCTTCGGCCGAAGCACTCCACAAAGTGCTGCGCGCGCTGGAGCTCGAATATGCCGGCCCCCACCGCGGCATCCACCTTGTGCGGATGTCCGGCGGCTACCAGCTGCGCACCAACCCCGATCCCGAGATCGGCCAGGCCATCCGCAAACTTTTTGAGACTCGGCCCGTGCGCATCTCGCGCGCGGCGATGGAGGCCCTGGCCATCATCGCTTACCGCCAGCCGCTGACCCGCGCCGAGATCGATGAGATCCGCGGCGTCAACTCCTCCGGCGTCCTCCAGACCCTCCAGGAGGTCCAGCTCATCGAAGTCGTCGGACGCCTCGACGACATCGGCAAACCTAACCTCTACGGCACCACTCCCCGCTTCTTAGACTTTTTCGGCCTGGAGAGCATCGGCGAGCTTCCCACCCTGGAAGCCAGCGAACTTCAGGCCCTTATTGAGATGCACAACCAGCTCGAACATCCCGAGGCCGACGTCGACATCGACCACGCCCCTGACGAGCTCGCTTCCCCTTCTGACGATCAGGAATAG
- a CDS encoding pseudouridine synthase produces the protein MAQEMRVQKFLSKAGVCSRRKAEEHMLAGHIKINGKVCKELGTQVDPSRDTVEFQGSVVRLPESYIYVLLNKPANYITSLTDPEGRPVVVDLLPKTMPRVWPVGRLDWDSEGLLLLTNDGKLTNLLTHPSHEVAKTYAVKVRGLLTESSPELETLRTGVEIGEGEVTAPAQVRLIRDNGRNTWLEIVIREGKNRQIRRMLEAIERPVMKLRRISIGPLTIDGIASGTFRSLTHAEVLDLYGEVEATIPERAQPSKRAQKREREAIERGDLPDHRAKKRKNRSK, from the coding sequence ATGGCCCAAGAAATGCGCGTCCAGAAGTTTTTGTCCAAAGCCGGCGTCTGCTCCCGGCGTAAAGCCGAAGAGCATATGCTCGCCGGCCACATCAAGATCAACGGCAAGGTCTGCAAAGAGCTCGGCACCCAGGTCGATCCCTCCCGCGACACCGTGGAGTTCCAGGGCTCGGTGGTGCGCCTGCCCGAGAGCTACATCTATGTGCTTCTCAACAAGCCGGCCAATTACATCACCTCGCTCACCGACCCGGAGGGCCGCCCGGTCGTCGTCGACCTGCTCCCCAAAACCATGCCGCGCGTCTGGCCGGTGGGCCGCCTGGACTGGGACAGCGAAGGCCTCCTTCTTCTGACCAACGACGGCAAGCTCACCAACCTCTTGACCCACCCCTCCCACGAGGTCGCCAAGACCTACGCCGTCAAAGTCCGCGGCCTGCTCACCGAGAGCAGCCCCGAACTTGAGACGCTGCGCACCGGCGTGGAGATCGGCGAGGGCGAGGTCACCGCGCCGGCCCAGGTTCGCCTGATTCGTGATAACGGCCGCAACACCTGGCTTGAGATCGTCATCCGCGAAGGCAAAAACCGCCAGATTCGCCGCATGCTGGAGGCCATCGAGCGCCCCGTCATGAAGCTGCGCCGCATCTCCATCGGACCGCTCACCATCGACGGCATCGCCTCGGGCACCTTCCGCTCGCTGACCCACGCCGAGGTCCTCGACCTCTACGGCGAAGTTGAAGCCACGATCCCCGAGCGCGCTCAGCCCTCCAAACGCGCCCAGAAACGCGAGCGCGAAGCCATCGAGCGCGGCGATCTCCCCGATCACCGCGCCAAAAAGCGCAAAAACCGCTCCAAATAA